The following coding sequences lie in one Manis pentadactyla isolate mManPen7 chromosome Y, mManPen7.hap1, whole genome shotgun sequence genomic window:
- the LOC130682157 gene encoding deleted in azoospermia-like encodes MNSTTISKEASTQFSSSTTSQGYVLPEGKIMPNTIFVGGIDVRMDETKIRSFFARYGSIKEVKIITDRTGVPKGYGFVSFYNDVDVQKIVESQISFHGKKLKLGPAIRKQNFCAYHVHPRPLVFNTPPPPHFQCLWSSHNPVGYMQPPTMLHPISLYVQAYPYPSSPVQVISGYQLPVYNYQMPPQRSDGEHNSYVIPPLTYTAVNYYHCNEVDPGAEILTSECSIREATASSGNGPQKKSVDRSIQTVVSCLCNP; translated from the exons ATGAACTCAACCACCATCTCCAAAGAGGCCAGCACCCAGTTCTCATCATCTACAACCAGCCAAGGCTATGTTTTACCAGAAGGCAAAATCATGCCAAACACCATTTTTGTTGGTGGAATTGATGTTAGG ATGGATGAAACCAAAATTAGAAGTTTCTTTGCTAGATATGGTTCAATAAAAGAAGTGAAGATAATCACGGATCGAACTGGTGTGCCCAAAGG CTAtggatttgtttcattttataatgaCGTGGATGTCCAGAAGATAGTAGAA tcacAGATAAGTTTccatggtaaaaagctgaaactGGGCCCTGCAATCAGGAAACAAAATTTCT gtgcttatcatgtgcatCCACGTCCTTTGGTTTTTaatacaccaccaccaccacactttCAGTGTCTCTGGAGCAGTCACAACCCTGTAGGTTACATGCAGCCTCCAACCATGTTGCATCCTATAAGTCTGTATGTGCAG gcaTATCCTTATCCAAGTTCACCAGTTCAGGTCATctctggttatcagctgcctgtaTATAATTACCAG atgccacCACAGCGGTCTGATGGGGAACACAATAGTTATGTTATTCCGCCTCTG acTTATACAGCTGTTAACTACTACCACTGTAATGAAGTTGACCCAGGAGCTGAAATTTTGACAAGTGAATGCTCCATTCGTGAAGCAACTGCATCCTCTGGAAATGGCCCACAAAAG AAATCTGTGGACCGAAGCATACAGACAGTGGTATCTTGTCTATGTAATCCATAG